In Flavobacterium endoglycinae, one DNA window encodes the following:
- a CDS encoding DUF4304 domain-containing protein, whose amino-acid sequence MKPKDLITISIEKTLLTSLAEIGFKFSKSNLTFKRKVDDFVQTIHFQLNRHNQENVSAEFWTSFGVSSKKYSKWHQTEFGESAINDSLGGAMDWNIKDWEFPIINGKKESHFQIINQKERETVLKTLKDNILNIGIPFLDNLSNWENAAYKIVEEGWFHSKACDFFLIAGNNEKALWH is encoded by the coding sequence ATGAAACCAAAAGATCTTATAACTATAAGTATTGAAAAAACTTTACTTACTTCTTTAGCAGAAATTGGTTTTAAATTTTCAAAAAGCAATTTAACTTTCAAAAGAAAGGTTGATGACTTTGTTCAGACAATTCATTTTCAATTAAACAGACATAACCAAGAAAATGTGTCTGCAGAATTTTGGACTTCATTTGGCGTTTCGTCTAAAAAATATTCAAAATGGCATCAAACTGAATTTGGAGAGAGTGCCATAAATGATAGTTTGGGAGGAGCAATGGATTGGAATATTAAGGATTGGGAGTTTCCAATTATTAATGGTAAAAAAGAATCTCATTTTCAAATCATAAATCAAAAAGAAAGAGAGACCGTACTTAAAACACTAAAAGATAATATTTTAAATATAGGGATTCCTTTTTTAGATAATCTTTCGAATTGGGAAAATGCCGCATATAAAATAGTCGAAGAAGGATGGTTTCATTCTAAAGCTTGTGATTTTTTCCTAATAGCAGGAAATAATGAAAAAGCATTATGGCATT
- a CDS encoding DUF7716 domain-containing protein, which yields MSDFKNKIWVLSDFIKFVQAKKDRSTNYNPEYYYDVYGSDDDEELSPDIIIYVGDPIEVDDDGEEIYPDEVIEMDYWLKYSCDNFQDVIDLATEQNANVSILQLIECLNYYNENDTFLDIK from the coding sequence ATGTCTGATTTTAAAAATAAAATATGGGTTTTAAGTGATTTTATAAAATTTGTTCAAGCCAAGAAAGATCGTTCTACAAATTATAATCCTGAATACTATTACGATGTTTATGGTTCAGATGATGACGAGGAGCTTTCGCCTGACATTATTATTTACGTTGGAGATCCCATTGAAGTAGATGATGATGGTGAAGAAATTTATCCGGATGAAGTTATAGAAATGGATTATTGGTTAAAATATTCATGCGATAATTTTCAAGATGTTATAGATTTAGCAACAGAACAAAATGCAAATGTTAGCATTTTGCAGTTAATTGAATGTCTAAACTATTACAATGAGAATGATACTTTCTTAGATATCAAATAA
- a CDS encoding PhzF family phenazine biosynthesis protein, with the protein MSERTALEYYVLDVFSNESYKGNPLSVVFTNGNLRLETYQDISKEFRYSETSFVYYSARERALIVRSFTPTGIEIDGAGHNLLGAVCGALLKRMPIFDEQNESEPFVIMKHSAIPVTVSFDPVTFYPVVKMHQKSAVIKQEIPTYKIAVALGLKIEDLDVNAFVPSVVKTEVAHTMVPIKNSELLNSFVPDNRLLIEISKEYDFEGFYCFTIADEGQEHIVETRFFNPIIGINEDPATGTAAGPLIGFLTQKKFTKSDKEYKILQGVRLKQPSLIEVMNREEDILVGGSSIITMKGELYL; encoded by the coding sequence ATGAGTGAAAGAACGGCATTAGAATATTACGTTTTAGATGTGTTTTCAAACGAAAGCTATAAAGGAAATCCGCTTTCAGTGGTTTTCACAAATGGTAATCTAAGATTAGAAACCTATCAGGATATTTCTAAAGAATTTCGCTATTCCGAAACCTCTTTTGTTTATTATTCCGCAAGAGAAAGAGCCTTGATCGTTCGTTCGTTTACTCCAACGGGAATAGAAATCGACGGCGCAGGACATAATTTACTGGGTGCTGTATGTGGTGCATTACTAAAAAGAATGCCCATATTTGACGAACAAAACGAAAGTGAACCTTTTGTAATCATGAAACATTCGGCAATTCCAGTAACGGTGAGTTTTGATCCGGTTACTTTTTATCCTGTCGTTAAAATGCATCAAAAATCGGCAGTTATAAAACAGGAAATCCCAACGTATAAAATTGCAGTAGCTCTTGGATTAAAAATCGAGGATTTAGATGTAAATGCTTTTGTACCATCAGTAGTAAAAACAGAAGTTGCACACACAATGGTCCCTATAAAAAATAGTGAACTCCTAAATAGCTTTGTTCCCGACAATCGACTTTTAATTGAAATCTCAAAAGAATATGATTTTGAAGGTTTTTATTGTTTCACTATTGCCGATGAAGGTCAGGAACATATAGTCGAAACGAGATTTTTTAATCCCATAATCGGAATAAATGAAGATCCCGCAACAGGTACAGCAGCTGGTCCGTTAATTGGTTTTTTAACGCAGAAGAAATTCACAAAGTCTGATAAAGAATATAAAATTCTTCAAGGTGTAAGGTTAAAACAGCCTTCACTAATTGAAGTCATGAATCGCGAAGAAGATATTTTAGTTGGAGGTTCTTCAATAATTACCATGAAAGGAGAATTGTATTTATAA
- a CDS encoding YdeI/OmpD-associated family protein yields the protein MNPTFFSTQEQFRAWLEKNYQTETELLVGYYRVSTKKPCMTWSESVDQALCFGWIDGIRRTIDEESYTIRFTPRKKSSIWSAINIKKVEVLTKAGLMKEAGLKAFSFRSEERSKIYSHENEAYVFDPNLENQFKANETAWEYFDKQAPSYKRVVVHWIMSAKQEKTRVSRLEKTINFSFEQKRVF from the coding sequence ATGAATCCAACCTTCTTTTCAACGCAAGAACAATTCCGAGCATGGTTAGAAAAAAATTACCAAACAGAAACCGAACTTTTGGTAGGTTACTATAGAGTGAGTACTAAAAAACCATGTATGACGTGGTCAGAATCTGTAGATCAAGCGCTTTGTTTTGGCTGGATCGACGGTATTCGAAGAACCATTGACGAAGAAAGTTATACAATCCGATTTACGCCAAGAAAAAAATCGAGTATTTGGAGCGCCATCAATATTAAAAAAGTCGAAGTTTTGACCAAAGCCGGACTTATGAAAGAGGCAGGATTGAAAGCTTTCAGCTTTAGATCTGAAGAAAGATCCAAAATTTATTCACATGAAAATGAAGCTTATGTTTTCGATCCTAATTTAGAAAACCAATTTAAGGCGAATGAAACTGCCTGGGAATATTTTGATAAACAGGCACCTTCTTATAAAAGAGTAGTAGTTCACTGGATCATGTCTGCCAAACAAGAAAAAACTAGAGTTTCAAGATTGGAGAAAACCATAAACTTTAGTTTTGAGCAAAAAAGAGTTTTCTAA
- a CDS encoding DMP19 family protein has protein sequence MEEFGRILVSETAANSDNPQDIINSNISIINLMREEGVNDDLIHEDALTSYYLDYYFSQYTQGNFSQFVYNSGWNKELNELIEEGLALIGAEKHLELFQSQSKRVKLLSTVKIGKFLKGKLEGVNPTRDLLNNNAFFELEEDLPALNANFLKTHPDFEALPVEEIFALLEEFTGRKIKRE, from the coding sequence ATGGAGGAATTCGGCAGAATACTAGTTTCTGAAACAGCAGCAAACAGCGATAATCCGCAGGATATAATCAATTCGAATATTTCAATTATCAATTTAATGCGCGAAGAAGGTGTAAACGATGATTTAATTCACGAAGATGCGCTGACTAGTTATTATCTTGATTATTACTTTTCGCAATATACACAAGGAAATTTTTCTCAGTTTGTGTACAACTCAGGCTGGAACAAAGAATTGAACGAATTAATTGAAGAAGGACTCGCTTTAATTGGTGCCGAAAAACATCTTGAACTATTTCAGTCACAATCGAAACGAGTAAAATTGTTGAGTACCGTTAAAATTGGTAAATTCTTAAAAGGAAAACTTGAAGGTGTAAATCCAACAAGAGATTTATTAAACAACAATGCTTTTTTTGAATTAGAGGAAGATCTTCCGGCTTTAAACGCCAATTTCTTAAAAACTCATCCTGATTTTGAAGCGCTTCCTGTAGAAGAAATCTTTGCTCTTTTGGAAGAGTTTACCGGACGTAAGATTAAAAGAGAGTAG
- a CDS encoding T9SS type A sorting domain-containing protein gives MFRKIVFVLPFLPVFLLAQEKQKEENVTRYFYDDHVVSVAIWYGQDKKPDSSKTYYSNGKLNEAFYFDKDGLKDGDSFQFNIQGEKLVTWNFLHGKMTGRTDHKLPFHKDREESVKKALKMLTDINTRTNFNPTTINDLYNRGVLGVSLGNNTLAIEDLKKVEFAIDKDPENKKIVLSDSAQKKTAAFRSKLYDRMASVYAALEMESFAFHYYYKAISNAPNDYKILYNFATLLQRRKLYDLARYYLEKIVIEKPNHAYAYWGLARLYSDTGEYEKALENIEKAFQYEKVIMEKSTAGGRNLRTTRGLIYHKIGESKKGIADLKTALEMDKNNSYAMKNLGIIYLDQKKYDDACSLFQKARELNYTLTYEEFDLDDLLESACNKRQPEKTAKNKPFVFPNPAKTEILVENFSSKNFDFEFFNFESKSVLKGKTTDGTINTISLNPGFYILKVTFGQTVEIFKVIKE, from the coding sequence ATGTTTCGAAAAATAGTTTTCGTTTTACCGTTTCTGCCTGTTTTTCTGCTGGCTCAGGAAAAACAAAAAGAAGAAAATGTTACCCGTTATTTTTATGACGATCATGTCGTTTCGGTAGCAATTTGGTACGGTCAAGACAAAAAGCCAGACAGTTCGAAAACCTATTATTCAAACGGAAAACTCAACGAAGCCTTTTACTTTGATAAAGATGGATTGAAAGATGGCGATTCTTTTCAATTCAACATTCAAGGCGAAAAACTAGTAACCTGGAATTTCCTTCACGGGAAAATGACCGGAAGAACAGATCATAAACTCCCATTTCATAAAGATCGGGAAGAATCAGTTAAGAAAGCATTAAAAATGCTGACCGATATTAATACCAGAACAAATTTCAATCCTACTACAATTAATGATCTTTACAATCGAGGTGTTTTAGGTGTAAGTTTGGGAAATAATACTTTAGCAATTGAAGATTTGAAGAAAGTTGAATTTGCCATTGACAAAGACCCGGAAAATAAAAAAATAGTACTTTCTGATTCTGCACAAAAGAAAACCGCCGCTTTCCGAAGTAAGTTATACGATCGTATGGCAAGTGTGTATGCAGCGCTCGAAATGGAAAGCTTTGCCTTCCATTATTACTACAAAGCAATATCGAATGCGCCTAATGATTATAAGATATTATACAATTTTGCAACATTGTTGCAACGCAGAAAATTATACGATTTAGCGCGTTATTATCTCGAAAAAATCGTAATCGAAAAACCCAATCATGCCTATGCATATTGGGGACTTGCGAGATTATACAGCGATACAGGCGAATACGAAAAAGCACTTGAAAATATTGAAAAAGCTTTTCAATATGAAAAAGTCATTATGGAAAAATCGACCGCTGGAGGAAGAAATTTACGCACAACCCGCGGTTTGATTTATCATAAAATCGGAGAATCTAAAAAGGGAATTGCCGATTTGAAAACAGCATTAGAAATGGATAAAAACAATTCGTATGCGATGAAAAATCTTGGCATTATTTATCTCGACCAGAAAAAATACGACGATGCCTGTTCTTTATTCCAAAAAGCCAGAGAACTCAATTACACTTTAACCTACGAGGAGTTTGATTTGGATGATCTGCTAGAAAGCGCGTGCAATAAACGTCAGCCCGAAAAAACAGCAAAGAATAAACCTTTTGTTTTTCCAAATCCAGCAAAAACCGAAATTTTAGTTGAAAATTTCAGCTCAAAAAACTTCGACTTTGAGTTTTTTAACTTTGAGTCTAAATCGGTTTTAAAAGGAAAAACTACAGACGGAACTATAAATACCATTAGTTTAAACCCAGGATTTTATATTTTGAAGGTTACTTTTGGCCAAACAGTTGAAATTTTTAAAGTGATAAAAGAATAA
- the serS gene encoding serine--tRNA ligase, producing the protein MLQIAFIRDNQEKVIKALAKRNIDAKSVVEEVVKLDENRRAAQVELDKTLSESNKLSKDIGELMKAGEKAKAEILKEKTASLKEKSKELGEKAEALAVELTNKLYTLPNLPADIVPEGKTPDDNLNVFEEGEIPVLHEGAQPHWELVKKYDIIDFELGVKITGAGFPVYKGKGARLQRALINYFLDKNTAAGYTEVQVPHLVNEASGYGTGQLPDKEGQMYHAGLDDLYLIPTAEVPVTNLFRDVILNESELPVLQTAYTPCFRREAGSYGAHVRGLNRLHQFDKVEIVRIEHPDNSYAALDGMVEHVKNILQELKLPYRILRLCGGDMGFTSALTYDFEVFSTAQDRWLEISSVSNFETFQANRLKLRFKDKDGKNQLAHTLNGSSLALPRVLAGIIENYQTPEGIVIPEVLRPYCGFDIIN; encoded by the coding sequence ATGTTACAAATCGCATTTATTAGAGACAATCAAGAGAAAGTAATCAAGGCTTTAGCAAAACGAAATATCGATGCTAAAAGCGTTGTTGAAGAGGTGGTGAAACTAGACGAAAATCGTCGTGCAGCACAAGTGGAGCTGGACAAGACTTTGTCTGAATCTAATAAATTGTCCAAAGATATCGGAGAATTGATGAAAGCGGGTGAAAAAGCCAAAGCCGAAATCTTAAAAGAAAAAACAGCTTCATTAAAAGAAAAAAGTAAAGAACTTGGTGAAAAAGCAGAAGCTTTGGCAGTTGAGTTAACCAATAAATTATACACACTTCCAAATCTTCCAGCTGATATTGTACCTGAAGGAAAAACTCCAGATGACAATTTGAATGTTTTTGAAGAAGGCGAAATTCCAGTTTTACATGAAGGCGCACAGCCTCACTGGGAATTAGTAAAGAAATACGATATTATCGATTTCGAACTTGGTGTAAAAATTACTGGTGCTGGATTTCCTGTTTACAAAGGAAAAGGAGCTCGTTTACAGCGTGCTTTAATCAACTACTTTTTAGATAAAAATACCGCTGCAGGTTACACTGAAGTTCAAGTTCCTCATTTGGTAAACGAAGCTTCGGGTTACGGAACGGGACAATTACCAGACAAAGAAGGCCAGATGTACCATGCAGGTCTTGACGATTTATATTTAATTCCAACGGCTGAAGTTCCAGTTACGAACTTATTCCGTGATGTTATTTTAAATGAAAGTGAACTTCCAGTTCTGCAAACCGCTTATACGCCATGTTTCCGTCGTGAAGCAGGTTCTTACGGGGCGCACGTTCGTGGATTAAATCGTCTGCATCAATTCGATAAGGTAGAAATTGTTCGTATCGAGCATCCAGACAATTCTTATGCAGCATTAGATGGAATGGTAGAACATGTGAAAAACATTCTTCAAGAATTGAAATTACCATATAGAATTTTGCGTCTTTGCGGAGGCGATATGGGATTCACATCTGCATTGACTTATGATTTTGAAGTGTTTTCAACCGCTCAAGATCGTTGGTTAGAAATTAGTTCTGTTTCTAACTTCGAGACTTTCCAGGCAAACCGTTTGAAATTACGTTTCAAAGACAAAGATGGAAAAAACCAATTAGCACACACTTTAAACGGAAGTTCATTAGCGCTTCCACGTGTTTTAGCTGGAATTATTGAAAACTACCAAACTCCAGAAGGAATCGTAATCCCAGAAGTTTTACGTCCTTACTGCGGATTTGATATTATAAACTAA
- the lgt gene encoding prolipoprotein diacylglyceryl transferase, giving the protein MKNGIVYWNVDPVIYWITDSFPLKYYGALFASGLLLGFYIVRNIYKKENLSLDNLDSLLIYVIVGTVLGARLGHCFFYEPGYFFQHPIEILLPIQKIKGSYEFVGYQGLASHGGSIGVLTAMILYCRKYKVNFFALLDKMAVAVPVTGAFIRFGNFMNSEIYGKPTDGSWGVVFQRDDLIPRHPTQLYEAFAYLLIFGLLFYMYKSERIRNAHGLIFGSFLTLLFLARFIIEFFKENQEAFENNMLINMGQILSVPFILIGLGLIFWKSKKSVYSN; this is encoded by the coding sequence ATGAAGAATGGAATAGTATATTGGAACGTTGATCCAGTGATTTATTGGATAACAGATAGTTTTCCTCTCAAGTATTACGGTGCTCTTTTTGCCTCTGGACTTCTTCTTGGGTTTTACATCGTCAGAAATATTTACAAAAAGGAAAATCTTTCCTTAGACAATCTCGACAGCTTACTTATTTATGTCATTGTTGGAACTGTTTTAGGTGCCAGACTCGGACATTGTTTCTTTTACGAACCGGGATATTTTTTTCAGCATCCAATAGAAATACTTTTACCAATTCAAAAAATCAAAGGTTCATACGAATTTGTTGGTTATCAAGGATTGGCAAGCCACGGCGGATCAATTGGTGTTTTAACAGCAATGATTTTATACTGCCGAAAATATAAAGTAAACTTCTTTGCACTTTTGGATAAAATGGCGGTTGCCGTTCCAGTTACAGGTGCTTTTATCAGATTTGGGAATTTTATGAATTCCGAAATTTATGGAAAACCGACTGACGGAAGCTGGGGAGTTGTTTTTCAGAGAGATGATTTAATTCCGAGACATCCCACACAATTGTACGAAGCATTTGCCTATTTACTGATCTTCGGATTATTGTTTTACATGTACAAATCAGAAAGAATTCGTAATGCACATGGATTAATCTTTGGAAGTTTCTTAACTTTATTATTTCTGGCCCGATTTATAATTGAATTTTTCAAAGAAAATCAAGAAGCTTTCGAGAATAATATGCTGATTAATATGGGACAGATTTTGAGTGTTCCTTTCATTTTAATTGGCCTAGGTTTGATTTTTTGGAAAAGTAAAAAGTCAGTGTATAGTAATTGA